CGGACTTCGAGGACTTCGTGGCGGAGGTGTTGCCGGCGGAGGACTGGGAGATGCTGGATGAGAACGGCATAAGCTATGATAGCGAGGTGAATCCCGTTTTCACGGGCAACGGCATGCCGGACGTCGCGGAGTTGGGGCTGCTGAATGCCGTCCTGAAGGATACGGCGCTCGATTTCTCCGCGCGGAGCGGCGTGGTGAGTTATTTCACCTGGCAGGCGTGGGAGCAGAACCTGGCGGCGGCGGAAGCGCAGCTCGATGGCGAGATTCCCGGCCTGTCGGGCAAACCCTACCTGGTCCGCGTCGTGGCGGCGTACTTCACGCTGGGCGACTCTGCGAGCACGGCGTGGATCGATGTCGTGATGGACGCGTATGCAGGGACCGATGTCCTGGATTTCGACGCCTACGACCGGAGTAAGCAGCGATATCTCAGGTTCGATGCCGATGCGGACAACGAGGGCGCCCGGAATATCGAGGAATGGCAAGGGCTCAGCCTTACGGGCATTATCGAAGAGGACATCGCCGCCTACGCCGAAGTCGCCCTGGACCCGGAAGTGCGCCCGGATTCCGCGAAGGCGGCGGGTGGCGTGGCGAAGCAGGTCGTAGCGGTGGACTGCCCCAATGCGAATTGTATCCCCACCGTACAGATCGGTGTGTGGGACCCGCAGACGCCGCCGCTTTTCGGCCCGCCCGACCCGTTAGGTCATGAGAACACGGTCACCGTTATCCGAGGGGATACCGGGGCTACAATCCCGCCCGGCTCGTTCGCCGCCGTCCCAATCGGCACCAGGATACTCGTCCTGGCGACGCCCGACGCGGGAAAGCGCTTCGGATTCCACTCGTGGTCCGTAAGCGACACCCTGATTCATGGCTCGCGGGAGCTTTCGGAATCGTTTTACGCCACCGGCGATACGTTTATTTTCGCTGGCTTCGCCCGAAACACCGTGGTCGTCCCGGAGAACAGCATGTATGTGACCTATGCGGTTGGCGGCGCCCTGAACGCCGGGCCGCACCCGACGCATGCGGGGCTGGTACGCTACGTGCTGCGACCGGACCAAGTGGCGACACTTTCGGGATCGAGCACCCAGTTCAGCCGGTCGATGTGGGTGATCCAGCCGGGCTATGGCCATGCGGCGCCCTCCCACAGCCGGACCAATCCCGTATCCGTGCGGGGCGCGGGATACGCGCATATCTCGTCCGTGTCCGCCGGCGAGCGGCAGGCGGCCATCGGCCTGCTGTCCAGCCGCGGTGGCGATCTCCTGGGCAGTTCGAACGAGCACAATGTGGGGCGGGTATTGGACAGCGTAACCGACGCGAAGGGCTCCCTGGTTCGGGTGGACGCTTCCCCGCGCGCGGGCTACAAGTTCGCGGGGTTCAGCAGTCAGGGGGTGGGTTTTGCGGGCTGGAATGGGAACTACGTCTACGGGCCGACCACGTCCTTTCTGGTCGCCGGGAAGCATTATTTTGCTGCGGCCCTGTTCGAGGAAAAGGAAGAGTACAGCCTGGCCATTGAAGTCGATGGCGATGACCCGGGATGTTCCGGCTACGTGATCGCTACCCCGGCGCAGAAGTACTATCTTCCGGGGACTTGGGTGACCCTGGAGGCGGTTGCACTGCCCGGCTACAAATTCGTCGAGTGGGCAGGCGACGCCTCCACCTGGCACCACGGCGTGTCGCCCTACAGCCCCGAGATATCGTTTACCATGGACAGTGACTATGAGGTGACGGCGGTGTTCGCCAAACAGTTTCCAGAAGCCCCGGACGAGGCTTTTAATCCTGACACGTGTCAGTATTGTATTCATGGGGGAACGGTGGACGATGGCTATTTGATTGGTGACGTTCGACTCGGAGCATTGCCGGTCGGAATGTTTCGCTTCGGGGACGCTGACGCAGGAGGGGACGACTGGGGATGTGCCTATTACATACACAAAAAGGTGAAAGATGCATTAGCTTCCTGGCGGGCGATCCATCCAGATGGAACGATGGGTGTAAACGATATCAGCAATGAAGGCGGCGGCCCATTTCCGGGACACGACAGCCATCAAAATGGACTGGATGTCGATATTGCGAATCAGGCCACGGGTGCGCTGTCCGATGACCTGATCGCGATATTTACCGCAGATGCAGATTGTATAGCTGTTTTCACTTCGAATGGCAGCATTACGCTCG
This sequence is a window from Candidatus Hydrogenedentota bacterium. Protein-coding genes within it:
- a CDS encoding penicillin-insensitive murein endopeptidase; this translates as MSADKSVTAVFHAGIYFPDANLEQAVRDAISKPTGSILPGDLENLTTLDAGDYGITDISGIQQIADLISLVLSENTISDLGPLAYLTGLTDLSLRGVSPSSLAPLASLTALAYLDLSGNSLEDLSDLEGLTVLSELDLSDNDISDLQALIDTRILEGGTLDLTDNPLGSLAWHVQLPLLEQYAGEVTYNDVLGHESDGLRTLVVGVKQGTGEIAINTVPAGGVETHELRNYEGETYDLLLAEYPAETGTVDAPSNPVSITATPEDVDGHLDYWMGAYFAFGPRDNAELTVILFEDTKLNAVMKVSPGLGTLDLVADFEDFVAEVLPAEDWEMLDENGISYDSEVNPVFTGNGMPDVAELGLLNAVLKDTALDFSARSGVVSYFTWQAWEQNLAAAEAQLDGEIPGLSGKPYLVRVVAAYFTLGDSASTAWIDVVMDAYAGTDVLDFDAYDRSKQRYLRFDADADNEGARNIEEWQGLSLTGIIEEDIAAYAEVALDPEVRPDSAKAAGGVAKQVVAVDCPNANCIPTVQIGVWDPQTPPLFGPPDPLGHENTVTVIRGDTGATIPPGSFAAVPIGTRILVLATPDAGKRFGFHSWSVSDTLIHGSRELSESFYATGDTFIFAGFARNTVVVPENSMYVTYAVGGALNAGPHPTHAGLVRYVLRPDQVATLSGSSTQFSRSMWVIQPGYGHAAPSHSRTNPVSVRGAGYAHISSVSAGERQAAIGLLSSRGGDLLGSSNEHNVGRVLDSVTDAKGSLVRVDASPRAGYKFAGFSSQGVGFAGWNGNYVYGPTTSFLVAGKHYFAAALFEEKEEYSLAIEVDGDDPGCSGYVIATPAQKYYLPGTWVTLEAVALPGYKFVEWAGDASTWHHGVSPYSPEISFTMDSDYEVTAVFAKQFPEAPDEAFNPDTCQYCIHGGTVDDGYLIGDVRLGALPVGMFRFGDADAGGDDWGCAYYIHKKVKDALASWRAIHPDGTMGVNDISNEGGGPFPGHDSHQNGLDVDIANQATGALSDDLIAIFTADADCIAVFTSNGSITLGGEVSWVDGHDTHFHVRYEDPDGLEN